A DNA window from Paraburkholderia sp. IMGN_8 contains the following coding sequences:
- a CDS encoding low molecular weight protein-tyrosine-phosphatase, translating into MISSLLVVCHANICRSPMAEVLLRKYLPQVTVASAGIQALVGYPAASHAFEVAAAQGFDLASHRARNLDAAQCTRADLILVMEDVQRRYVETRYPFTRGRVFCLGITNGRPADIPDPYGGQRSAFEQCMTRLEHSVTAWRERINSLHADS; encoded by the coding sequence ATGATCTCGTCCTTGCTGGTGGTGTGTCACGCGAATATCTGCCGTAGCCCGATGGCTGAAGTGTTGCTGCGCAAGTATTTGCCTCAGGTGACGGTCGCCTCGGCCGGCATCCAGGCGCTCGTTGGTTACCCCGCCGCCTCGCATGCGTTCGAGGTGGCGGCCGCACAAGGGTTCGATCTCGCCTCCCATCGCGCACGCAACCTTGACGCAGCACAATGTACGCGCGCCGATCTCATCTTGGTTATGGAAGATGTGCAACGGCGCTATGTCGAGACCCGCTATCCGTTCACACGTGGACGTGTTTTCTGTCTCGGAATTACGAACGGCCGGCCAGCCGACATTCCGGACCCGTATGGTGGGCAGCGCTCTGCATTCGAGCAGTGCATGACACGCCTGGAACACAGTGTCACCGCATGGCGCGAACGAATCAATTCGCTCCATGCGGATTCATGA
- a CDS encoding polysaccharide biosynthesis tyrosine autokinase — protein sequence MKNACAEPLHPLPETASRSVNSNPMSSVAGDIPDTKNELDIFAVLDVLLIHRWFIAAIAVVFALLGTAYAFLVHPKYQVDMMVQIESSLDTSGINSLPSTMSSLFNAKSSAAAEAQILASRLVVTRAVDQMKYYIDVRPKRFPLIGDFISRFNRNLTVPGLLGIGGYAWGQESALVDRFDVPKDIQGDKFTLTMEEGGGWRLSGSDLDVPVRGHIGVESTFPTSYGPVVLRVAGFHALPGTRFTLIRNPRLRTILDVQDKLDVQEKIKQSDVVIATLLGDDAQRVGGLLREIGNQYVRQNIERKSADAAHSLAFVDSQLPSIKQRLEQAQERYTAMRNTNGTVDLPEEARLALQQTAELKTQMLLLQQKRQELATRFNAAHPSLIAIDRQIADLRQQQAGFDVRIQHLPGLQQDAARLMLDVRVDTDLYTALLNNSQQLQLTKAGNVGSVRVVDLPVVPEDPVRPNRPVVIAGAALVGLVVAIGLAFSRDLLFGGIAMPDEIEGGLGLSVYASVPTAASQRTLDERIEAKASGSHVLALEAPDDPAVESLRSLRTALRFSSLDSDNNVLLVTGAEPGTGKSFVLANLAAVLGAGGKRVVVIDADMRRGYLNQYFGVAREPGLSEVLSGDASESEVIHQGAIRNVDFIATGALPANVGDLLLGERTSQIIAELRKRYDYVMIDAPPLLVAADATILGRHVSFLLLVARAGQTRIGDLRESVKRLAHGGVKATGVILNGLSTHLGRYGGKFGAYRYFPYSYRQEKERSFICRVAQAVGAWRHR from the coding sequence ATGAAGAACGCCTGCGCCGAACCGCTGCATCCACTACCAGAAACCGCTTCCAGATCCGTTAATTCAAATCCTATGTCGTCAGTTGCAGGGGATATCCCCGACACCAAGAACGAGCTCGATATCTTTGCGGTTCTCGACGTGCTGCTTATCCACCGTTGGTTCATCGCCGCGATCGCGGTAGTCTTCGCGCTGCTCGGCACCGCGTACGCGTTTCTCGTACATCCGAAATATCAGGTAGACATGATGGTGCAGATCGAGAGCAGTCTCGACACTTCTGGTATCAATAGTCTGCCGAGCACCATGTCGTCGTTGTTCAACGCCAAGTCGTCAGCAGCTGCCGAAGCACAGATTCTGGCATCGCGGCTAGTTGTCACGCGTGCGGTGGATCAGATGAAGTATTACATCGACGTCCGCCCGAAACGCTTTCCGCTGATCGGCGACTTCATCTCGCGTTTTAACCGCAACTTGACGGTACCCGGTCTGCTTGGCATAGGTGGCTATGCATGGGGGCAGGAAAGTGCCTTGGTCGACCGTTTCGATGTGCCGAAGGATATCCAAGGCGACAAGTTCACGCTGACCATGGAGGAAGGCGGTGGCTGGCGTCTCTCTGGCTCGGATCTCGACGTGCCCGTACGTGGGCACATTGGTGTTGAGTCGACATTCCCAACGTCCTACGGGCCCGTCGTACTGCGTGTGGCTGGCTTCCATGCGTTGCCCGGAACACGATTCACGTTGATTCGGAATCCTCGCCTTAGGACCATTCTAGATGTGCAGGACAAGCTGGATGTTCAGGAAAAGATCAAGCAGTCGGACGTGGTCATCGCGACCTTGCTCGGCGATGACGCGCAGCGCGTCGGTGGTCTGTTGCGCGAGATCGGCAATCAGTACGTCAGGCAGAATATCGAGCGAAAATCCGCCGATGCCGCGCATTCGCTGGCATTTGTTGACAGCCAGCTCCCGTCTATCAAGCAGCGGCTCGAGCAGGCGCAAGAGCGCTACACGGCCATGCGCAATACAAACGGCACAGTTGACTTGCCTGAGGAGGCTCGGCTCGCGCTACAGCAGACAGCAGAATTAAAGACGCAGATGCTACTGCTGCAACAGAAACGTCAGGAACTCGCGACTCGCTTCAATGCGGCCCATCCGAGCCTGATTGCGATCGATCGGCAAATTGCTGACCTCCGACAGCAGCAGGCGGGGTTCGACGTCAGGATCCAACACCTGCCCGGCCTGCAGCAGGACGCGGCACGGCTGATGCTTGACGTAAGGGTCGATACTGATCTGTACACGGCACTCCTTAACAACTCGCAGCAGCTACAGCTTACCAAGGCGGGGAATGTCGGCAGCGTGCGCGTTGTCGACTTGCCAGTCGTGCCCGAGGATCCGGTGAGGCCCAATCGGCCCGTTGTTATCGCCGGCGCGGCGTTGGTCGGGTTGGTGGTTGCCATTGGACTCGCGTTTTCGCGCGATCTGCTGTTCGGTGGCATTGCGATGCCCGATGAAATCGAAGGTGGCCTCGGCCTAAGCGTCTACGCTTCGGTGCCGACCGCGGCTTCGCAGCGTACGCTGGATGAGCGCATTGAAGCGAAGGCGTCCGGGTCACACGTGCTCGCGCTCGAAGCTCCGGATGATCCCGCCGTCGAGAGTCTGCGCAGCCTACGCACGGCGTTGCGATTCTCGAGCCTCGACAGCGACAATAACGTGCTGCTTGTGACAGGCGCTGAACCGGGCACAGGGAAATCGTTCGTGCTCGCAAATCTGGCGGCCGTGTTGGGCGCAGGCGGCAAGCGGGTTGTCGTCATCGATGCGGACATGCGTCGCGGCTATCTGAATCAGTACTTCGGCGTGGCCCGGGAACCTGGACTCTCCGAGGTGCTGTCTGGCGACGCCAGCGAATCGGAGGTCATCCATCAGGGTGCTATCCGTAACGTCGATTTCATCGCGACTGGCGCCTTGCCGGCGAATGTTGGCGACTTGCTGCTGGGTGAGCGTACCAGTCAAATAATCGCGGAACTCAGGAAGCGCTACGACTATGTGATGATTGACGCACCGCCGTTGCTTGTAGCCGCGGACGCGACGATCCTCGGGCGTCACGTGTCCTTCCTGCTGCTCGTCGCTCGTGCCGGCCAGACCCGTATCGGGGATCTGCGTGAATCCGTTAAACGGCTTGCCCACGGCGGCGTCAAGGCGACGGGAGTGATACTGAACGGACTCTCAACGCAT